The Medicago truncatula cultivar Jemalong A17 chromosome 4, MtrunA17r5.0-ANR, whole genome shotgun sequence genome includes a region encoding these proteins:
- the LOC25492569 gene encoding aldehyde dehydrogenase family 3 member F1 — protein MRTLEMDHLKNMREYFRSGITKEASWRESQLKGLRRFLVEKENDIFMALMQDLGKHRLEAFRDEIGTLVKTLNLALKCLKDWMSSKKAPLPAIALLSSAEIVHEPLGLVLIISSWNLPFGVSLEPLIGAIAAGNAAVLKPSELSPACSSLLASGIATYLDNKAIKVIQGGPQESDQLLRQKWDKIFFTGSARVGSIVMSAAAKHLTPVTLELGGKCPAVVDSLSSSWDLEVAVKRILVGKYGTCAGQACIAIDYVIVEKRCCSKLVELMKVWIKKMFGDNPQHSNTIARIVNKQHLTRLMKLLDDQKVQESVVYGGSIDEENLFIEPTILVDPPLDAAIMLDEVFGPLLPIITVDKIEDSIEFISSRPKPLALYVFTKNKTLQNRMISETSSGSVTFNDAILQYAADSLPFGGVGGSGFGMYHGKFSFDTFSHQKAIVRRSFLTDFWYRYPPWTANKFQLLEVSYNYDYLGLVLVILGLKRPSKRQIIPC, from the exons ATGAGAACTTTGGAGATGGATCATCTAAAGAATATGAGAGAATATTTTAGGAGTGGTATAACAAAGGAAGCATCTTGGAGAGAATCACAACTAAAAGGGTTGCGTCGTTTCCTAGTGGAAAAAGAGAATGATATCTTCATGGCCCTCATGCAAGATTTAGGGAAACACCGTCTTGAAGCTTTTAGAGATGAG ATAGGAACGTTAGTGAAGACCTTAAATCTTGCATTAAAGTGTCTGAAAGATTGGATGTCAAGCAAGAAG GCTCCACTGCCTGCAATAGCATTGCTTTCAAGTGCAGAAATTGTTCATGAGCCTTTGGGTCTCGTCCTCATTATTTCATCTTGGAATTTGCCCTTTG GAGTGTCTTTGGAGCCACTGATAGGAGCTATAGCTGCTGGAAATGCAGCAGTGTTAAAACCTTCAGAGTTGTCTCCTGCATGTTCTTCTCTACTTGCTTCTGGCATTGCCACTTACTTGGACAATAAAGCCATTAAGGTTATCCAAGGGGGACCACAGGAATCCGACCAATTATTACGTCAAAAATGGGACAAAATCTTCTTTACAG GTAGTGCACGAGTGGGGAGCATTGTGATGTCAGCAGCTGCGAAGCACCTGACCCCTGTAACACTGGAGTTGGGTGGAAAATGCCCTGCTGTTGTGGACTCACTTTCATCTTCTTGGGATTTAGAG GTGGCTGTGAAGCGGATTCTTGTGGGAAAATACGGAACTTGTGCCGGTCAAGCATGCATAGCAATTGACTATGTCATTGTGGAAAAGAGATGCTGTTCAAAATTG GTGGAATTGATGAAGGTGTGGATCAAGAAAATGTTTGGAGACAACCCACAACATTCCAACACTATAGCAAGGATAGTTAATAAACAACACTTAACTAGATTAATGAAACTTCTTGATGATCAAAAGGTTCAAGAATCTGTGGTTTATGGTGGCTCAATTGACGAAGAAAACTT ATTTATTGAGCCAACAATCTTGGTGGATCCCCCACTTGATGCAGCAATAATGTTAGATGAAGTTTTTGGCCCATTACTTCCAATTATTACT GTGGATAAGATTGAGGACAGTATTGAATTCATAAGCTCTAGGCCTAAGCCTCTTGCCCTTTATGttttcaccaaaaacaaaacactgcAGAACAGAATGATATCTGAAACATCATCAGGCAGTGTTACTTTCAATGATGCAATTCTGCAA TATGCAGCAGATAGTCTACCATTTGGAGGAGTAGGTGGAAGTGGATTTGGCATGTACCATGGGAAATTCTCCTTTGACACATTCAGTCACCAAAAAGCAATTGTTAGAAGAAGTTTCTTAACTGATTTTTGGTATAGATATCCACCATGGACAGCAAATAAGTTTCAACTACTTGAGGTCTCTTACAATTATGATTATTTGGGATTGGTCCTTGTTATTCTTGGATTAAAGAGACCATCAAAACGCCAGATCATACCTTGTTAA
- the LOC25492568 gene encoding GTPase Der isoform X1, giving the protein MAYLSHLHFPTPISYYTTPKTPNTIFSFHNILPFPTSILRSLSQPKSISLPRRSLSRSATDNDDELPEELENQIDDYSDDDDVDVIALEREAKEVALEYSSSLSRVLTIEDERSDVKETGKNSKRSKPKRKIIPDNLLPRIAIVGRPNVGKSALFNRLVGGNKAIVVDEPGVTRDRLYGRSYWGDNEFMVVDTGGVLTVSKSQTTVMEDLDISTTIGMDGIPLASREAAVARMPSMIERQAIAAVEESPVIIFLVDGQAGLTAADVEIADWLRKNYSNKSIILAVNKCESPRKRIMQVSEFWSLGLEPIPISAISGTGTGDLLDLVCSGLQKVEEPQNLVEEEDYVPAISIVGRPNVGKSSILNALVGEDRTIVSPISGTTRDAIDTEFTGPDGQKFHLIDTAGIRKRTTVASAGSTTEALSVNRAFRAIRRSDVVALVIEAMACITEQDYKIAERIEKEGKGCVIVVNKWDTIPNKNQQTALYYEQDVREKLRLLDWAPVVYSTALAGQNVDKIIVAAIEVEKERSRRLGTSILNQVVREAVTFKPPPRTRGGKRGRVYYCTQAAIRPPTFVFFVNDAKLFPETYRRFMEKQLRSNAGFPGTPIRLLWRSRRKMEKDEGKKATRPKENFASHRRKLISATATATQ; this is encoded by the exons ATGGCATATCTTTCCCACTTACACTTCCCCACCCCCATCTCTTACTACACCACCCCCAAAACCCCAAACACCATTTTCTCATTTCACAACATTCTCCCCTTTCCCACTTCAATTCTTCGCTCACTTTCTCAACCAAAATCAATCTCCCTCCCTCGCCGGAGTCTCTCCCGCTCCGCCACGGACAACGACGATGAATTACCAGAGGAGTTAGAAAATCAGATTGATGATTATTCCGATGACgatgatgttgatgttattgCCCTCGAGCGAGAAGCAAAGGAAGTTGCACTAGAGTATTCAAGCTCTTTATCTCGCGTTTTGACTATTG AAGATGAGAGGAGTGATGTCAAGGAAACAGGTAAAAACTCCAAGAGGAGTAAACCGAAGAGAAAAATT ATCCCTGACAATCTTCTACCAAGGATTGCTATTGTTGGAAGACCGAACGTTGGCAAGTCAGCATTATTTAATCGTCTCGTTGGG GGAAACAAGGCAATTGTGGTGGATGAGCCTGGAGTTACGAGGGACCGTTTATATGGCCGATCGTATTGGGGAGATAATGAATTCATGGTGGTGGACACTGGTGGTGTTCTCACTGTTTCAAAATCACAAACTACCGTTATGGAAGATCTGGATATTAGTACAACCATCGGTATGGATGGTATTCCGCTTGCCTCTAGAGAGGCAGCTGTTGCCAGGATGCCATCAATGATTGAGAGACAGGCGATTGCAGCTGTGGAAGAATCACCTGTTATTATTTTCCTTGTTGACGGTCAG GCAGGTCTAACAGCAGCTGATGTGGAGATTGCTGATTGGCTACGTAAAAACTACTCAAATAAAAGTATCATTCTTGCAGTTAACAAGTGCGAATCTCCACGGAAAAGAATTATGCAGGTGTCTGAATTTTGGTCCCTCGG GTTAGAACCAATTCCAATATCAGCTATATCAGGGACTGGAACTGGAGATCTTCTTGACCTTGTTTGTTCAGGATTACAGAAAGTTGAG GAGCCACAGAATcttgttgaagaagaagattatGTTCCAGCAATTTCAATTGTTGGTAGACCAAATGTTGGCAAAAGTAGCATTTTGAATGCACTGGTTGGTGAGGATAGAACAATAGTCAGCCCCATCAGTGGCACTACACGTGATGCTATTGATACTGAATTTACTGGACCAGATGGCCag aAGTTCCATCTTATTGATACTGCTGGAATCAGGAAAAGGACAACTGTAGCCTCAGCTGGAAGTACAACAGAGGCTCTGTCAGTGAATCGTGCATTTCGTGCTATTAGGCGTTCTGATGTTGTTGCTCTTGTCATTGAGGCCATGGCTTGTATCACTGAACAG GACTACAAGATAGCTGAAAGGATAGAAAAAGAAGGGAAAGGTTGTGTGATCGTTGTAAACAAGTGGGACACAATACCAAATAAAAATCAGCAGACTGCTTTATACTATGAGCAAGATGTCAGAGAGAAGCTTCGCTTACTTGATTGGGCTCCAGTAGTTTATTCTACTGCTCTAGCTGGGCAAAATGTTGACAA GATCATTGTTGCCGCTATTGAAGTCGAAAAGGAGAGATCAAGAAGACTTGGTACTTCTATATTGAATCAAGTAGTGCGGGAAGCAGTAACTTTTAAGCCTCCTCCCAGAACACGAGGTGGAAAAAGAGGGCGTGTTTACTATTGCACTCAG GCTGCTATAAGGCCGCCTACATTTGTGTTCTTTGTCAATGATGCAAAACTTTTTCCTGAAACTTACCGGCGCTTTATGGAGAAGCAGCTACGTTCAAATGCGGGATTTCCTGGTACCCCCATTCGGCTTTTGTGGcgcagcagaagaaaaatggaaaaagatGAAG GAAAAAAGGCGACAAGGCCTAAAGAAAATTTTGCGTCACACCGTCGAAAATTGATATCAGCTACAGCTACAGCTACACAGTAG
- the LOC25492571 gene encoding uncharacterized protein isoform X2, with the protein MKSKMSKKKQNDELIAAKLEDDMALQDSLRKVNDLFIITLIENEIRATFLKEEMDALTAKIPEHFAAAFCLKVSKVYMKMSKEVSEFFNIDDLIEEQLERVPVALTIQSIKTNMKLRKFIDELYMDGQVRYAALYVEKSSRLIKDKTEKQDRKP; encoded by the exons ATGAAGTCCAAGATGTCCAAGAAAAAG CAAAATGATGAATTGATTGCAGCCAAATTGGAAGACGATATGGCTCTTCAGGATTCATTGAGAAAGGTTAATGACTTGTTTATAATTACCCTAATAGAGAACGAGATTCGCGCTACTTTTTTGAAAGAGGAGATGGATGCATTAACTGCGAAAATACCGGAGCATTTTGCAGCTGCATTCTGTTTAAAGGTTAGTAAAGTgtacatgaaaatgagtaaaGAGGTCAGTGAATTTTTCAATATTGATGACTTAATTGAGGAACAATTGGAGCGTGTTCCAGTTGCATTGACAATACAGTCCATTAAAACGAACATGAAATTGCGAAAATTTATCGATGAATTGTACATGGATGGACAAGTAAGGTATGCTGCTTTGTATGTGGAGAAGTCTAGTAG GTTAATCAAAGACAAAACAGAAAAGCAAGACAGAAAGCCATAG
- the LOC25492568 gene encoding GTPase Der isoform X2: protein MRGVMSRKQIPDNLLPRIAIVGRPNVGKSALFNRLVGGNKAIVVDEPGVTRDRLYGRSYWGDNEFMVVDTGGVLTVSKSQTTVMEDLDISTTIGMDGIPLASREAAVARMPSMIERQAIAAVEESPVIIFLVDGQAGLTAADVEIADWLRKNYSNKSIILAVNKCESPRKRIMQVSEFWSLGLEPIPISAISGTGTGDLLDLVCSGLQKVEEPQNLVEEEDYVPAISIVGRPNVGKSSILNALVGEDRTIVSPISGTTRDAIDTEFTGPDGQKFHLIDTAGIRKRTTVASAGSTTEALSVNRAFRAIRRSDVVALVIEAMACITEQDYKIAERIEKEGKGCVIVVNKWDTIPNKNQQTALYYEQDVREKLRLLDWAPVVYSTALAGQNVDKIIVAAIEVEKERSRRLGTSILNQVVREAVTFKPPPRTRGGKRGRVYYCTQAAIRPPTFVFFVNDAKLFPETYRRFMEKQLRSNAGFPGTPIRLLWRSRRKMEKDEGKKATRPKENFASHRRKLISATATATQ, encoded by the exons ATGAGAGGAGTGATGTCAAGGAAACAG ATCCCTGACAATCTTCTACCAAGGATTGCTATTGTTGGAAGACCGAACGTTGGCAAGTCAGCATTATTTAATCGTCTCGTTGGG GGAAACAAGGCAATTGTGGTGGATGAGCCTGGAGTTACGAGGGACCGTTTATATGGCCGATCGTATTGGGGAGATAATGAATTCATGGTGGTGGACACTGGTGGTGTTCTCACTGTTTCAAAATCACAAACTACCGTTATGGAAGATCTGGATATTAGTACAACCATCGGTATGGATGGTATTCCGCTTGCCTCTAGAGAGGCAGCTGTTGCCAGGATGCCATCAATGATTGAGAGACAGGCGATTGCAGCTGTGGAAGAATCACCTGTTATTATTTTCCTTGTTGACGGTCAG GCAGGTCTAACAGCAGCTGATGTGGAGATTGCTGATTGGCTACGTAAAAACTACTCAAATAAAAGTATCATTCTTGCAGTTAACAAGTGCGAATCTCCACGGAAAAGAATTATGCAGGTGTCTGAATTTTGGTCCCTCGG GTTAGAACCAATTCCAATATCAGCTATATCAGGGACTGGAACTGGAGATCTTCTTGACCTTGTTTGTTCAGGATTACAGAAAGTTGAG GAGCCACAGAATcttgttgaagaagaagattatGTTCCAGCAATTTCAATTGTTGGTAGACCAAATGTTGGCAAAAGTAGCATTTTGAATGCACTGGTTGGTGAGGATAGAACAATAGTCAGCCCCATCAGTGGCACTACACGTGATGCTATTGATACTGAATTTACTGGACCAGATGGCCag aAGTTCCATCTTATTGATACTGCTGGAATCAGGAAAAGGACAACTGTAGCCTCAGCTGGAAGTACAACAGAGGCTCTGTCAGTGAATCGTGCATTTCGTGCTATTAGGCGTTCTGATGTTGTTGCTCTTGTCATTGAGGCCATGGCTTGTATCACTGAACAG GACTACAAGATAGCTGAAAGGATAGAAAAAGAAGGGAAAGGTTGTGTGATCGTTGTAAACAAGTGGGACACAATACCAAATAAAAATCAGCAGACTGCTTTATACTATGAGCAAGATGTCAGAGAGAAGCTTCGCTTACTTGATTGGGCTCCAGTAGTTTATTCTACTGCTCTAGCTGGGCAAAATGTTGACAA GATCATTGTTGCCGCTATTGAAGTCGAAAAGGAGAGATCAAGAAGACTTGGTACTTCTATATTGAATCAAGTAGTGCGGGAAGCAGTAACTTTTAAGCCTCCTCCCAGAACACGAGGTGGAAAAAGAGGGCGTGTTTACTATTGCACTCAG GCTGCTATAAGGCCGCCTACATTTGTGTTCTTTGTCAATGATGCAAAACTTTTTCCTGAAACTTACCGGCGCTTTATGGAGAAGCAGCTACGTTCAAATGCGGGATTTCCTGGTACCCCCATTCGGCTTTTGTGGcgcagcagaagaaaaatggaaaaagatGAAG GAAAAAAGGCGACAAGGCCTAAAGAAAATTTTGCGTCACACCGTCGAAAATTGATATCAGCTACAGCTACAGCTACACAGTAG
- the LOC25492570 gene encoding extensin translates to MPNNNYPQLTPPSHGQQPPYYFKPPPYYYKTPPPPSPSPPPPPPYVYKSPPPPSPSPPPPYVFKSPPPPSPSPPPPYIYKTPPPPPPSPSPPPYHPYRYN, encoded by the coding sequence ATGCCAAACAACAACTATCCACAACTAACACCACCAAGTCATGGCCAGCAGCCACCATATTATTTCAAACCACCTCCATATTACTACAAGACCCCACCTCCACCAtctccatcaccaccaccaccaccaccgtaTGTTTACAAATCTCCACCCCCACCATCTCCTTCACCTCCTCCACCTTATGTCTTTAAGTCACCACCACCTCCTTCGCCTTCACCGCCACCTCCTTATATCTACAAGActccacctccacctccaccaTCTCCTTCACCTCCTCCATATCATCCCTACCGCTATAACTAA
- the LOC25492571 gene encoding uncharacterized protein isoform X1 → MKSKMSKKKENDKCVEENKQTQNDELIAAKLEDDMALQDSLRKVNDLFIITLIENEIRATFLKEEMDALTAKIPEHFAAAFCLKVSKVYMKMSKEVSEFFNIDDLIEEQLERVPVALTIQSIKTNMKLRKFIDELYMDGQVRYAALYVEKSSRLIKDKTEKQDRKP, encoded by the exons ATGAAGTCCAAGATGTCCAAGAAAAAG gaaaatgatAAATGTGTAGAAGAGAATAAGCAAACG CAAAATGATGAATTGATTGCAGCCAAATTGGAAGACGATATGGCTCTTCAGGATTCATTGAGAAAGGTTAATGACTTGTTTATAATTACCCTAATAGAGAACGAGATTCGCGCTACTTTTTTGAAAGAGGAGATGGATGCATTAACTGCGAAAATACCGGAGCATTTTGCAGCTGCATTCTGTTTAAAGGTTAGTAAAGTgtacatgaaaatgagtaaaGAGGTCAGTGAATTTTTCAATATTGATGACTTAATTGAGGAACAATTGGAGCGTGTTCCAGTTGCATTGACAATACAGTCCATTAAAACGAACATGAAATTGCGAAAATTTATCGATGAATTGTACATGGATGGACAAGTAAGGTATGCTGCTTTGTATGTGGAGAAGTCTAGTAG GTTAATCAAAGACAAAACAGAAAAGCAAGACAGAAAGCCATAG